In Coregonus clupeaformis isolate EN_2021a unplaced genomic scaffold, ASM2061545v1 scaf0317, whole genome shotgun sequence, a single window of DNA contains:
- the LOC123484442 gene encoding uncharacterized protein LOC123484442 — protein sequence MLLRVQLGEEQKYVKLSELTFNAFLKEVCLKFNIPESRKPDIKVYDQSDTEVDSDVFEELVKESPGTFRIMLGNGLDTSHSSSCSGTSDDTIILNFTVCDDVEEVAAGEGSQPKRPCHINYEAKALIEKILTSKPGGERIMQEYGKTKSLTDATRRQMINILAAEMTETHGTSPQKCQSTGDTRLAVLSMSPPTAAWFGLSPPGLAVLSMSPPTAAWFGLSPPGRPLNESPHCCLVWPQPAWPSSQ from the exons ATGCTGTTGCGTGTTCAGCTCGGGGAAGAGCAGAAATACGTCAAGCTGTCTGAGCTGACATTCAATGCTTTCTTGAAAGAAG tgtgtctaaaattcaacataccagaaagcagaaagccagaCATTAAGGTGTATGACCAGTCTGACACAGAAGTTGACTCAGATGTTTTTGAAGAATTAGTAAAGGAGTCACCTGGAACTTTCAGAATCATGCTGGGCAATGGACTTG ATacctctcattcatcatcatgctCGGGTACATCTGATGACACCATCATTCTGAATTTCACTGTGTGTGACGATGTTGAAGAAGTAGCGGCTGGCGAAGGAAGCCAGCCTAAAAGGCCATGCCACATAAACTATGAGGCAAAAGCA CTGATTGAAAAAATCCTAACATCAAAGCCTGGTGGTGAACGCATTATGCAAGAGTATGGAAAAACCAAATCTCTGACAGATGCCACCAGAAGACAGATGATCAACATACTTGCTGCTGAGATGACAGAAACACATGG GACATCCCCCCAAAAGTGTCAGAGCACAGGGGATA CCCGCCTGGCCGTCCTCTCAATGAGTCCCCCCACTGCTGCCTGGTTTGGCCTCAGCCCGCCTGGCCTGGCCGTCCTCTCAATGAGTCCCCCCACTGCTGCCTGGTTTGGCCTCAGCCCGCCTGGCCGTCCTCTCAATGAGTCCCCCCACTGCTGCCTGGTTTGGCCTCAGCCCGCCTGGCCGTCCTCTCAATGA